The genomic region ATGAGGTGGGATTTGCAATAGAGCCGCATTAACCAAAGTTTGATTATCAGGACGAGCCATGAACTCTAGAAATCTGCGCGCATCTTTTTTATTCGCTGCTTTTGCTGGAATATGAATAGTATCCATCGGCGCATCTTCTGCCATACCCACTTCACTGTTAATTTGCGGGAACTGGAAGAAGTCAATTTTTCCCTCTAGCTCTTTTGGAAAATTGGGTGCTATAAAGTTACCAATCAAATACATCGCCGCTTTACCGTTGTACATAAACGGCTGAGCTTCTTGCCATGAATAAGAAGCGTGATTCTCTAGGAAATAGCCTTTATCAACCAGCTCTTTCCAATGTTCGAAGGTTTTACGAACACGAGGATCAGTGTAAGGAATCTTGCCGTCCATTAAGTCAATATGGAAGTCCAAGCCATTCGTACGCATGTTCAAATAATCAAACCAACCCGCGGCGGTCCAAAGGTATTTCGTGCCTATGGTAATGGGGGCGATATCATTGGCTTTTAGCGTAGCATTTACCGCTAAAAACTCATCCCATGTTTTGGGTTCAGTCAAACCTAACTTATCAAAGATATCTTTGCGGTAATAAATACCCCATTGATAATAGGTATAAGGAACACCCCATTGCTTACCATTGATCGTCATCGCAGAGGTTGCCGATGGCATGTTGGCTTTAAGATCTTCTTTCTTCCAAATGTCACTCACGTCTTCAAACAAGCCACGATCAACAAATGCTTTCATTCTGTTACCCGCGTACCAGAATACGATATCTGGCGGTGTAGTCGACAACCAGTTACGGATAGCGGTTTTATAACCTTCTTTGTCGTACAGGTTGTACTTCACTGTCACGTCAGGGTTTTCTTTTTCAAACTTCTGTACGATTTCACTAAATGCCTGCTTTGGAGCAGGATCTGCCTGATCGGAGTTAATCACCAAGGTGCCAGCGTTAGCCATAGAGACAGCACCCAGTGCCATTGCCCCTACCAATAAAGATTGTATTTTTTTCATTTATCAAAGCCCTCTTTTTCTTTTTATTAATTGGAACCTAGTTTCAGTATTGATCAATAAAAGCAAAAAATCAACAAACGAAACCAAGTTCCACTTTATTTTTTATCGCTTTTATTTAATTTCTCTTCCAGATCGCCACACCAGCACTTTCTAGAGCTTTACTGCCTAGGATCAACGTTGCATTCTCAGGTTCAAAAACCACGGATTGTGAAGCATAGTTAAAGACGAATATCACATTACCACGCTCGCGAACTCGTACGCCCACGGGTAAATAACAAGTAGACAAAGAAGCCATATCGGCTAACTTCGCTAAGCTTGCTTTCAACAAGTTATTATCTAAGCAGGAACCAAGATAAAAGTGTCGACCAGCCCCCATCAACACAGGATTACCACCATCATCTTTTAACAAACAAGGCAGTGCCGTTTTAATTTGTTCATGCCAGTGTTTCAAGTGACCTGCGCCCCAGCGCCCTGAAACAGCTGGCTGTGTATGCTCTGGCAAAGCATCAACACGCTCTACAGTTAATGGCAATAAACTCGCCAATGGGCCCGGTGCAAGGTTTTCTGGCATCTGATACGTTTCTGTTTTGCTGCCTGTTCTTGGGCCCGCCAACAAAACGCCTTTATAAACACTCAATCTTTCTTGTAATTGAGGCGTGATATGCGCCTGAGCTGGAAGCACCAATAACTCATACATATCCAAAGAAGCATCACTTGGAATAATGTCTACAGACAAACCAAGCTCACGCATGGCTTCATAAACACGATAGCACCAGAATAAATAACGATAAGCGCGGGACTGCGGCTGAATATCCAATGACCAACAAGCGTCGTAATCAAACATCAGGGCGACTTTTCCTGCACTAGGTAAAGACATTAATTCTTCTGCATCCAAACCAAGCGATTGAGCTAATTCTTTAACTTCAGCCGCGACTAAGGTTGCCTCTTTTGCCGCTTCGGCCTCTTGTGCATCCGGACGTAACAAGCCCGCGTGCATTTGCTCTTGACCAAATGGCGCCTGACGCCAGCGGAAATACGACACCAACTCGGCGCCATGGGAAAACGCTTCCCACGTCCATAAGCGCACAGCGCCATCGGCAGGCGTTGGGTTATGTGGTGCCCAGTTCACCGGGCCTGGCTGCTGCTCCATGATCCATAAACGGCCCTTGCCGCAACCACGGTATAAATCATGATGAAAAGCACCAAAATCAGGATGACCAACACGTAGATACTTGTGTTTTTCTTCTTGGGTATAAATGGCCTCTTGATCCAAAAAGCCCAATGGATAGGTATCCCAACTTGCCACATCAAGGTCTTGCCCCACCTTATGATGATCAAACGCTGTAAAAAAGCCCATGTAGTTATGAACCAAGTCACGCCCAGCAGAATGCTCACGCAGAATATCCACTTGCAACTTATTAAACGCCACTACTTGGTCTGAACAACAACGTTGAAAATCCAAACGATGGGATGGATTGGCTTCGGTTACTGTTAGGTTTGGCAATTCAATTTCATCGAAAGAGCGATAATCCATGCTCCAAAACACGTTACCCCATGCTGTATTTAACGCGTCAATCGTGCGGTATTTTTCTGCTAACCAAATACGAAAAGCCGCAAGGTCAGCGTCGGCATAACTTAGAATCGTGTCATGGCAACCGAACTCGTTATCAGTTTGCCAAGAAGCCACTGCTGGATGCTGACCATAGCGCTCAGCCATCATGGTCACCATACGGCGGCACTCTTCACGATATTCAAGACTGGCAAAAGTGTAATGACGGCGAGAACCAAAATGACGCACACGGCCCTGCTCATCTTTTGCCAACATAGACGGATGACGATCCACCAACCACTTAGGAGGCGTTGCGGTTGGCGTTCCCAAAATCACTTTTAAACCATGTGAATGGAGAATATCTAAGGACTCATCCAACCACTCCCAATGCAACTCCCCCGGCGTAGGTTCAATTGTGCTCCAACTGAATTCACCTATCCGAACGTATTCAATCCCAATACGCTGCATATGCTGAGCATCTTCTCGCCAACGGCTTTTTGGCCAATGTTCAGGGTAATAACAAACACCTAACTTCATATTCTACGCTCCAGAAAATGGCTGACTTGGCTCACCAATGACATCAAGACCCAAGGTGGCTTTTAAATCGATCGCCACAACATGACCGGACAACGGCTTTTCTGCTAATTCACTTTCACTTGTGGCAACACTCGCCGACGTGATAAACAATGTATTCCCGTCCGCACCACCAAACACACAGCTTGTTGGCTTGGAGAAAGGTAATTCTATCGTCTGCAGTACTTCACCTTCTGAGTTGTATCGCACAACACGGCCACCATCCCAATTGGCATTCCAAATACAGCCTTCTGCATCAATACAAGAGCCATCCGCACCTATGCCTTCTTTCACTTCAAAAAATGGCTTTTGGCTTCGCACATCATAAAATTCCGGATAAGGAAAGGCGTGAACTTTACGTGTCATAGAATCACCAAAATAGAAACGTCCACGAGATTCATCCCATGCCAATGTATTGGAAATGCCAACCCCCTCCAGCATGAGCGTCTTTTTGCCTTCTGCGGTAACTTTCCACAAACGACCCGATGCGCTTTCTTCAGCATCGTCCATGGTACCAAGCCACAACACACCGTTTGGGTCACATTTAGCATCGTTACTGCGATTGCCTGCAATATCGGTATCCAAATCACATAGGTGTTCTAATTCACCTGTCGCTTTATCCAAATAGGCAACTGCATCCGACAAAGCCACTAATAAGCGATCACTTTGTGTCGTAAAAACGGCGGATACTTTTTTAGGCAAAGTCCAATGTTGGTATTCATTAGACTCTTGATGCCAGCGCCACACTTGGCAAGCGGGAATATCAACCCAATACAAAGCCTGTTCTGACTGACTCCAAAATGGTCCTTCAGCTAATTGATTACGCTGCGTACTAATTTGCTTCATTGTTTTTATTCTCCAACTTGTCTTGTCTGCTTTAAAGAAAGCTATTGCTGATAGGTCTTCCAAGCCGTCATAAAGGCTTCTGCATTGTCTTTTGTGATCTCGACCGATTGACCTTTTTTATACAAAGCCGAACCTAGACCAAAACCACGAGCACCAACATTCAAATAGTCAGCAACATTCGTCGGTGTGACACCGCCCACCGGACACAACCAAGTCTCGGCAGGAATCACCGCGCCCAAGGCTTTCACTACATTGATTGTAGGCAAGGCTTCCGCAGGGAAAAGCTTCACCGCATCAGCGCCAGCATGCAGTGCCGCAAAAGCCTCACTTGCTGTAAAAAAGCCTGGCATAGCGTATAAACCGGCGACTTTCGCAGCCTTAATTAACTCCACATCGGTATGCGGACAAACCATTAGTTTTGCCCCCGTGTCGACCAGCTCTGTCAATTGTGACATGGTCAAAACTGTTCCCGCACCAATCAACACCTGATCACCAAATTTTTCTTGCAATGTATGAATACTGGTAAAAGCATCAGGGGAATTGAGCGGCACTTCGATCAGGCGAAAACCAGCGTCAATCAAAACTTGAGCATGTTCAACCACTTCGTCTGGCGTTATGCCACGAAGGATCGCGACCATGGGGAACTCGTGCATCAATGCATCAAAAGAATGTTTCATATCATTACGCTCCTGTTGTCGGATTATGTTCCGACCTAGCCTGACGATTCGCCAAGCGTTTTAAACCTCGAATACTGGCTTCATTAGCCGCTAAAAATTCAGAGGTGAGATTTATCAGGGACAAAGCCAAGGCATAACGTGCGCTTAGCCCATGACTGCCAATAATCAACACAGGGCTCGTTGGCATAGTCAATGCCGATAAAATATCGTTCACATCATGACCAACCACCACACCAGACAAATAATCCCGCACTTCGTCAGCGGCTAACTCGCCACACACAAAACGACTACGTGCACTAAACAAATGATGCAAAATACCGCCTGTTTGTTGGCTCGCCAAGACGCCTTTTTTAAAGGCCTCTTCATTTAGCTGATCGGATTTAGGTAAGCCTTTTACCAAACTGGATTCGTCATTCAAACGCGCAAACAGCTCCCCCGTAATAGACGTAGAAAAATGCGTTACTTTACCTTCGGTGATTTGTGCCCACTTACAATGCGTACCCGGCAAGCAAAACACGGGAGATTCATCGGTACGCCCTTGCTCTTCTAGCCAATCAAGCGCACCCAGTAATTGTGTTTCTTCTCCGCGCATTACATCAGTAAGCCCAGAAACACCTTCACCACGTAAACCTGGCACAATCGCCACCTTGTTTGGCAACGACGTGCTCAACCAAAAAAGATTGTCAGATAAATCGTCTAACTTGATAGGACAATACTGATAAGGCACTTCTTGCCAACCACCGCGACTACCGACCATACCCGCCATATAAATGGGTAAATCAGGCGTCAACCAATCGCCCAACAACTCAGACAAGACACTTTCGAATTCAGCCGAGCTGAGTTTTAACATGCCTCGATCACTGTCGCGTTGAGCTTGAATATGACCGTCCTGATTCATCAAAAAGGCGCGTAAATTGGTGGTTCCCCAATCAATAGCAATAAAGCTCGCTTGGCCACCAGCAGGTTGTGAAACAGGATTTAATGAGGTCATTACAAGCGCCCTCCGTCCACAACCAAGCTTTGCCCAGAAATCATACGACTGTCATCAGCGCTTAAAAACAGCACCAAATCCGCCACATCTTCTGGCTCAATTTTTTCTTTCAGGGCTTGCTGAGTCATTAATTCAGCTTCTGCTTCTGGCGTTAACCACAAACGTTTTTGTTTTTCCGTCATCACCCAACCGGGTAATACAGTATTAACACGAATTTTTTGTCCACCAAGCTCACGTGCCAAGCCTTTTGTTAAGCCTGAAATTCCCGCTTTTGCCGTTACATAACCCGGATAACCGGCAAGCCCCAACATCCATGAGTTGGAACTCATATTAATAATGCTTCCGCCACCCGCTGCGGCCATCGCGGGTGCGACGGTTTGAGCGGCAAAGAAATGATGTTTTAAATTGACCGACATGCATTGATCAAACGCCTCTGACGTCATATCTTGTAACGTATGGCGATGATCGTTGGCCGCGTTATTCACCAGAATACGAATCGCGCCCCATTCGGCCATGCGCTCAGTAATAACTTTTTGAAGCATGTCTATTTCGGTTAAATCAACTAAATTAAAGTGCGCTTTCAAGCCTTGCTCGTTTAACGCCTTTGCAAGTGCATCTCCGGCCGCTTGATCGATATCGAAAAAACTAACCAAACAACCTTGCTGAGCCAAGGCTCGTACCAAGGCTTCACCAATTCCAGATGCACCACCACTCACCAGAGCATGACGTCCATTTAAACTAGAAAAGACAGTTTTATTTTTATTATTTGTCATTAATGAGACTCCCTACTCACTTTTGATCCACTGTTACCAACAAGGAAATCCAAGTCAGCCCCTTGATCTGCTTGCATTACATGATCAATATATAACTTGGCATAACCACGATGATAATCACTTTCTTCTGGCTGCCATGCGGCTTTACGAGTTGCCATTTCTTCATCAGAAATATGCAAATGCAAACCACGCCCTTCTACATCAAGGGCGATTTCATCACCATTTTGCACTAAGGCTAAC from Marinomonas rhizomae harbors:
- a CDS encoding 2-dehydro-3-deoxy-6-phosphogalactonate aldolase, with the protein product MKHSFDALMHEFPMVAILRGITPDEVVEHAQVLIDAGFRLIEVPLNSPDAFTSIHTLQEKFGDQVLIGAGTVLTMSQLTELVDTGAKLMVCPHTDVELIKAAKVAGLYAMPGFFTASEAFAALHAGADAVKLFPAEALPTINVVKALGAVIPAETWLCPVGGVTPTNVADYLNVGARGFGLGSALYKKGQSVEITKDNAEAFMTAWKTYQQ
- a CDS encoding 2-dehydro-3-deoxygalactonokinase; this encodes MTSLNPVSQPAGGQASFIAIDWGTTNLRAFLMNQDGHIQAQRDSDRGMLKLSSAEFESVLSELLGDWLTPDLPIYMAGMVGSRGGWQEVPYQYCPIKLDDLSDNLFWLSTSLPNKVAIVPGLRGEGVSGLTDVMRGEETQLLGALDWLEEQGRTDESPVFCLPGTHCKWAQITEGKVTHFSTSITGELFARLNDESSLVKGLPKSDQLNEEAFKKGVLASQQTGGILHHLFSARSRFVCGELAADEVRDYLSGVVVGHDVNDILSALTMPTSPVLIIGSHGLSARYALALSLINLTSEFLAANEASIRGLKRLANRQARSEHNPTTGA
- a CDS encoding ABC transporter substrate-binding protein; the encoded protein is MKKIQSLLVGAMALGAVSMANAGTLVINSDQADPAPKQAFSEIVQKFEKENPDVTVKYNLYDKEGYKTAIRNWLSTTPPDIVFWYAGNRMKAFVDRGLFEDVSDIWKKEDLKANMPSATSAMTINGKQWGVPYTYYQWGIYYRKDIFDKLGLTEPKTWDEFLAVNATLKANDIAPITIGTKYLWTAAGWFDYLNMRTNGLDFHIDLMDGKIPYTDPRVRKTFEHWKELVDKGYFLENHASYSWQEAQPFMYNGKAAMYLIGNFIAPNFPKELEGKIDFFQFPQINSEVGMAEDAPMDTIHIPAKAANKKDARRFLEFMARPDNQTLVNAALLQIPPHKKAHAPDDFFLNKGVEMLNNASGTAQFYDRDTDPSMAQEGMKGFQEFMVKPERLDAILKRLEGVRKRVFK
- a CDS encoding SDR family NAD(P)-dependent oxidoreductase produces the protein MTNNKNKTVFSSLNGRHALVSGGASGIGEALVRALAQQGCLVSFFDIDQAAGDALAKALNEQGLKAHFNLVDLTEIDMLQKVITERMAEWGAIRILVNNAANDHRHTLQDMTSEAFDQCMSVNLKHHFFAAQTVAPAMAAAGGGSIINMSSNSWMLGLAGYPGYVTAKAGISGLTKGLARELGGQKIRVNTVLPGWVMTEKQKRLWLTPEAEAELMTQQALKEKIEPEDVADLVLFLSADDSRMISGQSLVVDGGRL
- a CDS encoding beta-galactosidase, giving the protein MKLGVCYYPEHWPKSRWREDAQHMQRIGIEYVRIGEFSWSTIEPTPGELHWEWLDESLDILHSHGLKVILGTPTATPPKWLVDRHPSMLAKDEQGRVRHFGSRRHYTFASLEYREECRRMVTMMAERYGQHPAVASWQTDNEFGCHDTILSYADADLAAFRIWLAEKYRTIDALNTAWGNVFWSMDYRSFDEIELPNLTVTEANPSHRLDFQRCCSDQVVAFNKLQVDILREHSAGRDLVHNYMGFFTAFDHHKVGQDLDVASWDTYPLGFLDQEAIYTQEEKHKYLRVGHPDFGAFHHDLYRGCGKGRLWIMEQQPGPVNWAPHNPTPADGAVRLWTWEAFSHGAELVSYFRWRQAPFGQEQMHAGLLRPDAQEAEAAKEATLVAAEVKELAQSLGLDAEELMSLPSAGKVALMFDYDACWSLDIQPQSRAYRYLFWCYRVYEAMRELGLSVDIIPSDASLDMYELLVLPAQAHITPQLQERLSVYKGVLLAGPRTGSKTETYQMPENLAPGPLASLLPLTVERVDALPEHTQPAVSGRWGAGHLKHWHEQIKTALPCLLKDDGGNPVLMGAGRHFYLGSCLDNNLLKASLAKLADMASLSTCYLPVGVRVRERGNVIFVFNYASQSVVFEPENATLILGSKALESAGVAIWKRN
- a CDS encoding SMP-30/gluconolactonase/LRE family protein; this encodes MKQISTQRNQLAEGPFWSQSEQALYWVDIPACQVWRWHQESNEYQHWTLPKKVSAVFTTQSDRLLVALSDAVAYLDKATGELEHLCDLDTDIAGNRSNDAKCDPNGVLWLGTMDDAEESASGRLWKVTAEGKKTLMLEGVGISNTLAWDESRGRFYFGDSMTRKVHAFPYPEFYDVRSQKPFFEVKEGIGADGSCIDAEGCIWNANWDGGRVVRYNSEGEVLQTIELPFSKPTSCVFGGADGNTLFITSASVATSESELAEKPLSGHVVAIDLKATLGLDVIGEPSQPFSGA